One region of Salinibacterium sp. TMP30 genomic DNA includes:
- a CDS encoding D-alanyl-D-alanine carboxypeptidase → MTESADSEPNAPGGIRALVAKHPTAVAVVVAAVVFVLLAVAAVFAGISVGSANSADDVTPDEVTAERRSQPDATPAAVSVRTCSVENLASVAAFPSLVGVVTDVATGDVLWNRSADQPASPAHIVTALTGAAALQALGPDTRISTKVIDGSTPGSIVLVGGGDPTLATTNASFYRDSPQISSLASQAMTRYEELHPGVPITQIVLDSTLWSTSDAWDSNWPERERTGGYHSSVTALMINGDRADPTIAISPRGTDPVQSAGEAFAQAAGLPAVSFSLGAAVGSTVLAEVKSQPVSILVEQMLVSGDDSLAESLARLVSKKFGLNGSAASLSQAIPSALTDAGLTEGGTITITDGSGLSPKNQVPPLFVAQFMSEGASGAGAIAAAVAMLPIGGESGDLYNRFEGDAAVASGQLAAKSGWTNQEHSLGGVVNTQDGTELAFAFYAIGEGISQDARTAIDNLVAGVFACGNNLSNY, encoded by the coding sequence GTGACCGAATCAGCTGACAGTGAGCCGAACGCACCGGGCGGAATACGAGCGCTGGTAGCCAAACACCCCACCGCAGTCGCGGTGGTAGTTGCGGCTGTCGTGTTTGTACTGCTGGCAGTAGCCGCAGTTTTCGCCGGAATTTCGGTTGGCTCCGCTAACTCGGCAGATGATGTCACCCCAGACGAAGTCACTGCTGAGCGGCGGAGCCAACCGGATGCTACCCCCGCCGCCGTGTCTGTGCGCACGTGTTCGGTAGAAAATCTTGCCTCCGTCGCAGCGTTCCCCTCTTTGGTTGGTGTAGTGACGGATGTCGCTACAGGCGACGTGCTGTGGAACCGTTCAGCAGATCAACCGGCAAGCCCCGCCCACATCGTTACCGCGCTCACCGGTGCTGCCGCGCTTCAAGCTCTCGGCCCAGACACACGCATCAGCACAAAAGTGATTGACGGTTCAACGCCCGGATCGATCGTGCTTGTCGGCGGTGGCGATCCGACGCTCGCAACCACAAACGCTTCGTTCTACCGTGATTCCCCACAGATATCGAGCCTCGCTTCGCAGGCGATGACACGCTATGAAGAACTCCATCCCGGTGTTCCCATCACCCAGATTGTGTTGGACTCCACACTCTGGAGCACCAGCGATGCCTGGGATTCGAACTGGCCCGAGCGCGAACGCACCGGTGGCTATCATTCCTCGGTGACCGCCCTCATGATCAATGGCGACCGTGCCGACCCGACTATCGCGATCAGTCCGCGTGGCACCGACCCTGTGCAGTCTGCGGGAGAAGCATTCGCGCAGGCTGCCGGCCTGCCCGCTGTCAGCTTCTCCCTCGGTGCAGCAGTCGGCAGCACAGTATTGGCCGAGGTGAAGTCGCAACCGGTGAGCATCCTCGTGGAACAGATGCTGGTCAGTGGTGACGACTCGCTTGCCGAATCTTTGGCGCGCCTTGTCTCCAAGAAGTTTGGTCTCAACGGTTCAGCGGCTTCTCTGAGTCAAGCAATTCCTAGTGCGCTGACGGATGCAGGGCTCACGGAGGGCGGAACAATCACCATCACCGACGGGTCGGGCCTCAGCCCCAAGAACCAGGTTCCGCCGCTGTTCGTTGCACAGTTCATGTCTGAGGGTGCCTCAGGCGCCGGCGCGATCGCCGCTGCCGTTGCGATGCTTCCGATCGGGGGCGAGAGTGGCGACCTCTACAACCGCTTCGAGGGTGATGCTGCTGTGGCATCCGGGCAGCTTGCGGCAAAATCGGGGTGGACCAATCAAGAACACTCCCTCGGAGGAGTCGTGAATACCCAAGATGGTACTGAACTTGCTTTCGCTTTTTACGCAATTGGTGAAGGAATTTCGCAGGATGCGCGCACCGCGATCGACAACCTTGTGGCCGGTGTCTTTGCGTGTGGCAATAATCTCAGCAACTACTAG
- a CDS encoding DUF202 domain-containing protein, with translation MNAPEPPAPRRFPRRVYGVGSEPDARFSLANERTFLAWIRTALALIAAGVALEAFVLPIAPGFRLGASLLLILLGVLAPLQAWFGWAKAEQSLRLGRPLPSPNLAGPIGGGVVVAGLLLAIGLLLQ, from the coding sequence GTGAATGCACCCGAACCACCCGCACCTCGTCGCTTTCCGCGCCGCGTCTATGGTGTCGGCAGCGAGCCGGATGCCCGCTTCAGCTTGGCGAATGAGCGCACTTTTTTGGCGTGGATACGCACCGCCCTCGCGCTGATCGCCGCCGGGGTCGCACTGGAGGCATTCGTGTTACCGATTGCTCCGGGATTCCGACTCGGCGCATCCCTGCTGCTGATTCTGCTGGGCGTCCTCGCGCCTCTCCAAGCGTGGTTCGGCTGGGCGAAGGCCGAACAATCGCTTCGTCTGGGTCGCCCGCTTCCCTCCCCTAACCTTGCTGGCCCCATCGGTGGCGGCGTCGTTGTTGCCGGTCTGCTGCTGGCGATTGGCCTGCTGCTCCAGTGA
- a CDS encoding isochorismatase family protein produces the protein MVAALFIIDVQNDFTEGGALGVAGGAAVAANITNFLWANADHYCVIIASRDWHDAHNDNGGHFATDAEPNFVDTWPVHCVADTYGAEYHAALNTQQIGTHVLKGQGVPAYSIFDGITDDGEAVPALLDRLEIERIDIAGLATDYCVLASAMDAVATGRTVTVLTDLIAGVAPESSAAALETMTKAGITLVPGDE, from the coding sequence GTGGTTGCTGCACTGTTCATCATCGACGTTCAAAATGACTTCACTGAGGGTGGCGCTCTCGGTGTTGCAGGTGGTGCTGCCGTCGCAGCGAATATCACCAACTTTCTGTGGGCAAATGCGGACCACTACTGCGTGATCATTGCCTCCCGCGACTGGCACGATGCTCACAACGACAACGGTGGCCACTTTGCGACGGACGCCGAACCCAACTTTGTTGATACGTGGCCCGTTCACTGTGTGGCCGACACCTATGGCGCGGAATATCATGCGGCGCTCAACACTCAGCAGATCGGCACCCATGTGCTCAAGGGCCAGGGGGTTCCCGCGTATTCGATCTTTGACGGAATCACCGATGACGGGGAAGCTGTGCCTGCGCTGCTTGATCGTCTCGAAATCGAACGCATCGACATTGCGGGTCTTGCCACCGACTACTGCGTGCTGGCATCTGCAATGGATGCGGTTGCCACCGGCAGAACCGTGACGGTACTCACCGATCTGATTGCCGGCGTCGCACCCGAGTCGAGTGCAGCCGCGCTCGAAACGATGACAAAGGCCGGCATCACGCTTGTGCCCGGCGATGAGTGA
- a CDS encoding ABC transporter ATP-binding protein, translating into MSSTSHTSTPRRGRSASRDNPDDGPRARFSELLPYLFEHRKVLVIVIILSLLGAGASLAQPLLVSQVITIVEANESLGTLVWLLVGLVVASGLISGFQHYLLQRTGEGVVLSSRRRLVSRMLNLPISEFDRRRTGDLVSRVGSDTTLLRAVLTQGLVEAIGGSVTFIGALIAMLIIDPVLLGLTVLVIAIAVVTVTTLSRRIRVASQKAQRKVGDLAAAVERAISAVRTVRASNATEREINAVEKDAVGAWEMGISVAKISALVVPIAGIALQVSFLVVLGVGGFRVASGAITVANLVAFILFLFLMIMPLGQAFGAVTAVNQALGALGRIQEIIKLPSELESDADVVAVASIETDAAISFDRVEFSYPRDSVLVKVESELAELKHGGAEAAAEEIDLTVLRGVSFSVARGERTAIVGPSGAGKSTILALIERFYDPTGGVVRLGGDDLRGLNREELRAQIGYVEQDAPVLAGTLRQNLLIGAPDATDEECVNVLAAVNLTAVLERNRDGLDAAVGEDGVMLSGGERQRLAIARTLLAAPPILLLDESTSSLDGLNEQMLREAIDAVAENRTLIVIAHRLSTVVDSDQIVVLDKGAVVGVGTHSELVKSTPLYKELAKHQLLV; encoded by the coding sequence ATGAGTTCGACTTCACACACGTCAACGCCCCGCCGCGGCCGCTCCGCTTCACGCGACAACCCGGACGACGGCCCCCGCGCCCGGTTCAGCGAACTGCTGCCCTACCTCTTTGAGCACCGCAAGGTTCTCGTGATCGTGATCATCCTGAGCCTGCTCGGTGCTGGCGCGTCGCTCGCGCAGCCGCTACTGGTCAGTCAGGTCATCACGATTGTGGAGGCCAATGAATCGCTCGGCACACTGGTGTGGCTGCTGGTTGGTCTCGTTGTGGCCTCCGGTCTTATCAGTGGTTTTCAGCACTATCTGCTGCAGCGCACCGGTGAGGGCGTCGTGCTCTCCAGTCGTCGCCGTTTAGTGAGCCGGATGCTCAACCTTCCGATCTCAGAGTTCGACCGTCGCCGCACCGGTGACCTTGTCTCCCGCGTGGGCAGTGACACCACGCTGCTGCGTGCCGTGCTCACCCAGGGCCTTGTCGAAGCAATCGGTGGCTCGGTCACTTTCATCGGTGCGCTTATCGCGATGCTCATCATTGACCCCGTGCTGCTCGGCCTCACCGTGCTGGTAATCGCCATTGCGGTAGTGACGGTGACGACTCTGTCGCGCCGCATCCGGGTGGCGAGCCAGAAAGCTCAGCGCAAGGTCGGGGACCTGGCTGCGGCCGTGGAACGCGCAATCTCTGCTGTGCGCACGGTACGAGCATCCAACGCCACCGAGCGTGAGATTAACGCTGTGGAAAAGGATGCCGTTGGCGCCTGGGAGATGGGCATCAGCGTTGCCAAGATTTCTGCGCTCGTTGTTCCGATTGCTGGAATCGCGTTGCAGGTGTCGTTTCTGGTAGTGCTTGGTGTTGGTGGATTCCGTGTTGCCAGCGGTGCAATCACCGTCGCGAACCTGGTGGCGTTCATCCTGTTCCTGTTCCTCATGATCATGCCGCTCGGCCAAGCCTTCGGTGCGGTCACCGCCGTGAACCAGGCGCTGGGTGCTCTCGGTCGCATTCAGGAGATCATCAAACTGCCGAGCGAGCTCGAATCAGATGCCGACGTGGTTGCCGTTGCGAGTATCGAGACGGATGCCGCGATCAGCTTCGACCGGGTCGAGTTCTCCTACCCCCGCGATTCAGTGCTCGTGAAAGTGGAATCAGAGCTCGCCGAACTCAAACATGGTGGTGCTGAAGCGGCCGCCGAAGAAATCGACCTCACCGTTCTGCGCGGCGTCAGCTTCTCGGTGGCTCGCGGCGAACGCACCGCCATCGTTGGCCCCTCGGGCGCCGGCAAGAGCACCATCTTGGCTCTCATCGAGCGCTTCTACGACCCCACCGGTGGAGTTGTGCGATTGGGAGGTGATGACCTTCGCGGCCTCAATCGTGAAGAGTTGCGCGCGCAGATCGGCTACGTCGAACAAGACGCGCCCGTGCTGGCTGGGACCCTCCGCCAGAACCTCCTCATCGGCGCCCCGGATGCCACCGACGAGGAGTGCGTGAACGTGCTCGCCGCCGTCAACCTCACCGCAGTGCTCGAACGCAACCGTGATGGTTTGGATGCCGCCGTCGGCGAAGACGGAGTGATGCTGTCGGGTGGTGAGCGTCAACGTCTCGCCATCGCGCGCACGCTGCTCGCCGCTCCCCCCATTCTGCTTCTCGATGAATCGACCTCCAGCTTGGACGGACTCAACGAGCAAATGCTCCGCGAAGCCATCGACGCTGTGGCCGAAAACCGCACCCTCATTGTGATCGCGCACCGTCTCTCGACCGTTGTCGACTCTGACCAGATCGTCGTACTCGACAAGGGAGCGGTAGTGGGCGTTGGAACGCACTCCGAACTCGTGAAGTCGACCCCGCTCTATAAAGAGCTCGCCAAGCACCAGCTGCTGGTTTAG
- a CDS encoding RNA methyltransferase: MPVIPVAELSDPRLADYSHQTDVALRKAQGTEHGLYLAESALVLRRALRSGHRVRSVVALDTSVDEIVELVGDDVPIFTGDGALLAKLTGYELHRGVIASMHRPPLPTPETLIADARRIVILENVVDPTNVGAIFRSVAGIGADAVLVTEQCSDPFYRRAIRVSMGTVLQVPWTRIGNWTDTRALLTASGFQIAALALEDGAVSLRDYAADAPERVALVLGTEGHGLTREAIEAADTIVQIPMRHGIDSLNVAATAAVAMFALAVD; this comes from the coding sequence GTGCCCGTCATCCCTGTCGCTGAGCTCAGCGATCCGCGTCTCGCCGACTATTCCCACCAGACCGATGTCGCCCTGCGTAAAGCGCAAGGCACCGAACATGGGCTCTACCTTGCCGAGTCTGCGCTCGTGCTCCGGCGGGCACTGCGCTCCGGTCACCGTGTGCGTTCGGTTGTGGCTCTCGACACCTCCGTCGACGAGATTGTCGAACTCGTGGGCGACGACGTGCCTATCTTCACCGGCGATGGTGCGTTGCTGGCCAAACTGACCGGCTACGAGCTGCACCGTGGTGTGATCGCGTCGATGCATCGGCCGCCGCTGCCCACCCCTGAAACTCTGATTGCGGATGCTCGCCGCATCGTCATTCTGGAGAACGTTGTTGACCCCACCAATGTTGGTGCCATCTTTCGGTCGGTCGCCGGCATCGGGGCGGATGCGGTGCTCGTCACCGAGCAGTGCTCTGACCCGTTTTACCGCCGCGCGATCCGTGTCTCGATGGGAACCGTGCTGCAGGTGCCGTGGACCCGCATCGGCAACTGGACCGACACTCGCGCGCTGCTCACGGCATCCGGATTTCAGATTGCCGCACTTGCTCTCGAAGACGGTGCGGTGTCACTGCGCGACTATGCAGCTGATGCTCCCGAGCGAGTTGCGCTAGTGCTCGGCACCGAAGGCCACGGCCTCACTCGCGAGGCAATCGAGGCTGCGGACACGATCGTGCAGATCCCGATGCGCCACGGCATCGACTCGCTCAACGTTGCCGCGACAGCGGCGGTCGCGATGTTCGCGCTCGCGGTCGACTAG
- a CDS encoding DUF202 domain-containing protein, with the protein MTRAFDRPFDAGLQAERTALAWQRTVLSFAIAALVSARLLLNTVSVGSYAVAAAGLVMTAVLFWVGHRRYRTVHLTLVRASTDRIRLTSAAPLFLWALAVFVLAILGAVFALLGALAP; encoded by the coding sequence GTGACACGCGCCTTTGATCGCCCCTTTGATGCCGGGCTGCAGGCGGAACGCACCGCCCTCGCCTGGCAGCGCACCGTGCTCTCCTTCGCGATCGCCGCGCTCGTCTCCGCCCGCCTCCTGCTCAACACCGTCAGCGTCGGCAGCTATGCCGTGGCGGCGGCTGGTCTCGTGATGACCGCGGTGCTGTTCTGGGTGGGGCACCGTCGATACCGCACCGTGCATCTGACGCTGGTTCGGGCATCCACTGATCGCATTCGGCTCACCAGCGCTGCGCCCCTATTTCTGTGGGCACTCGCCGTGTTTGTGCTCGCCATTCTGGGTGCGGTGTTTGCACTTCTCGGGGCACTCGCTCCCTAA
- a CDS encoding GAF domain-containing protein encodes MNSQRLLVVGSGPAVGWGVTSHELGLPGALARALSDLTGFGCTVDVIADPSLTPAGVVAAVESVSGDRYDAVVVTVGVNDALSLTPPAEWGMRLREMVAGLKTNFPAESPLFIVGIPPIHSIPLFSARVSAAADTHARRLNQVTLNLTSLEPRTVYLPLLAASAHDYSVKNSRHRTAHEYTRWASQLAHQMVPHLVGGPRDARENGAPAPGDEEKRQHAVDHLYRAALHKDLGLILDRITSMANRAFHTQTALLTVLGPDFQWNLAHSGPNLGEVPRHLSLCDTTIQFGDVLVIPDTLADARFRDNPLVTAGPRIRFYAGFPIESPSGERIGALCVIDTQPRRRRGDINEPLIRELALMAQRELWQHLGDDGSAPA; translated from the coding sequence GTGAACAGCCAACGCCTTCTCGTGGTGGGGTCTGGACCGGCGGTTGGTTGGGGAGTCACCAGCCATGAGCTGGGCCTGCCCGGTGCCCTCGCACGAGCGCTGTCGGATCTCACCGGTTTCGGCTGCACGGTGGATGTCATTGCGGACCCAAGCCTGACCCCGGCGGGCGTTGTTGCCGCAGTGGAATCTGTTTCCGGTGATCGCTATGATGCCGTTGTCGTCACGGTCGGAGTGAACGACGCCCTGTCCCTTACCCCTCCCGCTGAGTGGGGTATGCGGTTGCGCGAAATGGTGGCGGGCCTCAAAACTAATTTTCCAGCGGAATCGCCTCTCTTCATAGTGGGCATCCCCCCGATCCATTCCATCCCCCTCTTCAGCGCCAGAGTCAGTGCCGCGGCCGATACTCACGCCCGCCGGCTCAATCAAGTGACTCTGAATCTGACTTCTCTTGAGCCCCGAACCGTGTACCTGCCCCTGCTGGCTGCTTCGGCGCACGATTATTCGGTGAAGAATAGCCGACACCGTACGGCACACGAATATACGCGGTGGGCGTCACAGCTGGCCCATCAGATGGTGCCCCACCTTGTCGGTGGCCCACGTGATGCGCGCGAAAATGGCGCACCGGCACCGGGGGATGAGGAGAAGCGTCAGCACGCTGTCGACCACCTCTATCGCGCTGCTCTGCACAAGGACCTCGGCCTAATCCTTGACAGGATTACATCCATGGCCAACAGGGCTTTTCACACGCAGACGGCGCTTCTCACCGTCCTCGGCCCTGACTTTCAATGGAATCTCGCCCATTCCGGTCCGAATTTGGGGGAAGTGCCCCGCCACCTCTCTTTGTGCGACACCACGATCCAATTTGGGGACGTCCTCGTCATCCCTGACACGCTCGCGGACGCACGGTTTCGCGACAACCCGCTGGTCACGGCAGGCCCACGCATCCGCTTCTACGCAGGATTCCCCATAGAATCACCCTCAGGTGAACGGATCGGCGCTCTCTGTGTCATAGACACTCAACCCCGTCGCCGACGCGGCGATATAAATGAGCCCCTAATTCGGGAACTGGCCCTCATGGCGCAGCGCGAACTGTGGCAGCACCTCGGTGACGACGGATCAGCTCCTGCCTAG
- a CDS encoding alpha/beta hydrolase: MNSVHSAPRTHARRLYLVVPALALTVLLSGCVNILGLFGDRSEPTGESVSAELAPYYEQVLTWVDCGDGAQCAEATAPMDWANPTPQTDITLALARHTATGESLGSLFVNPGGPGASGYDLVHDDVDFAVSETLRENYDVIGWDPRGVGRSTPVTCLDDEGLDEFIFGIPDAPIGSDAWLAESEDAAIGFGEACFTNTGPVLQFIDTQSTVHDLDMLRAIVGDEKLQYLGYSYGSDIGSYYIENFPQNVGRIVLDGATDSSISVFEVGRVQTAGFQRALENYLAACPTLFDDCPFTGGVDDALTTIRELYDRYDATPVAAPDGRMMDAGVIDIAMSTALYSQESWQFLNDLFSEAAVDETETAFFLADFYYSRDVDGTYTDNSLEAFIAIYCVDYPVEADPAVLVKQQELMREASPTTYRDFPPTGDLTCVNWPYQYIGPGITELTGEGAPPVLIVSTTGDPATPYEWGVALSKQLQSAQLITYNGEGHTAYNGGVTCVDDAVDNYFVSGTVPDADPNCGA, translated from the coding sequence GTGAACTCCGTCCACTCCGCCCCCAGAACCCACGCGCGCAGACTCTATCTGGTGGTGCCTGCCCTCGCGCTGACCGTGCTGTTAAGCGGTTGCGTGAACATTCTGGGGTTGTTCGGCGATCGATCTGAACCGACCGGTGAATCGGTGTCAGCTGAGCTTGCCCCGTATTACGAGCAGGTGCTCACTTGGGTTGACTGTGGCGATGGTGCGCAGTGCGCTGAGGCGACTGCGCCAATGGATTGGGCGAACCCGACGCCGCAGACGGATATCACTCTTGCGTTGGCTCGTCATACGGCAACCGGCGAAAGCTTGGGGTCGCTGTTTGTGAATCCGGGTGGTCCGGGCGCTTCCGGGTATGACCTCGTGCATGACGATGTCGATTTTGCGGTGAGTGAGACTCTACGGGAGAACTATGACGTCATCGGGTGGGATCCTCGCGGTGTTGGCCGTTCGACGCCGGTGACGTGCCTCGACGATGAGGGCCTTGACGAGTTCATTTTCGGGATTCCGGATGCGCCGATCGGCAGCGATGCGTGGCTTGCGGAGAGCGAAGATGCTGCGATCGGGTTCGGTGAGGCGTGCTTCACGAACACTGGGCCTGTCTTGCAATTCATCGATACGCAGAGCACGGTCCACGATCTTGACATGTTGCGCGCGATTGTTGGCGACGAGAAGCTGCAGTACTTGGGCTATTCGTATGGCAGTGATATTGGTTCGTATTACATCGAGAACTTTCCCCAGAACGTGGGCCGCATTGTGCTCGATGGTGCGACGGACTCGTCGATTTCGGTGTTTGAGGTGGGCCGTGTGCAGACGGCGGGGTTCCAGCGCGCACTCGAAAACTACTTGGCGGCGTGCCCCACATTGTTCGATGACTGTCCGTTCACGGGCGGTGTGGATGACGCACTGACGACCATCCGCGAACTTTATGATCGCTATGACGCGACCCCGGTGGCTGCCCCCGATGGCCGCATGATGGATGCCGGTGTCATCGATATTGCGATGAGTACGGCCCTCTATTCTCAGGAGTCGTGGCAGTTTCTCAATGACCTCTTCTCGGAGGCTGCTGTCGACGAGACGGAGACCGCGTTCTTCCTGGCTGATTTCTACTACAGTCGCGACGTTGATGGAACCTACACTGACAACTCGCTAGAGGCATTTATCGCGATCTATTGTGTCGACTATCCGGTAGAAGCTGACCCGGCTGTGTTGGTGAAGCAGCAGGAGCTCATGCGTGAGGCGTCACCGACGACCTACCGAGACTTCCCTCCGACCGGTGACCTCACGTGCGTGAATTGGCCGTACCAGTACATCGGGCCCGGCATTACTGAACTAACCGGTGAGGGTGCTCCCCCTGTGTTGATCGTCTCGACCACTGGCGACCCGGCGACCCCCTACGAGTGGGGTGTTGCGTTGAGCAAGCAGCTGCAGAGCGCGCAACTCATCACCTACAACGGCGAAGGTCACACCGCTTATAACGGTGGAGTGACCTGTGTAGATGATGCTGTCGACAACTATTTTGTCAGCGGAACGGTGCCGGATGCCGACCCCAACTGTGGTGCCTAG
- a CDS encoding lysophospholipid acyltransferase family protein, whose amino-acid sequence MKYRNEPIYTAAIGAGRAMFGALRVRRTIIGAEHLPNEGGAVIAMTHFGYLEFALVEWATWLHNRRRIRFMAKKSVFQKRVVGSFMRNMKHIPVDMKAGASAYAAAVTALKSGELIGVFPEAGVSASFTIRDFKTGAVRLAAEAGVPLIPLALWGGQRLMTKNRKISLRERVGVPIMMVVGEPITVTAADDATAATARLKAAMESLLEKAQQAYPLKGAGQWWQPRHLGGTAPTPEEAAAADAERELRRAQVPRKGRVEAQ is encoded by the coding sequence ATGAAGTACCGCAACGAGCCGATCTACACCGCAGCGATCGGTGCCGGTCGCGCCATGTTCGGTGCCCTACGGGTGCGCCGTACCATCATCGGGGCCGAGCACTTACCCAACGAGGGTGGGGCCGTGATCGCCATGACCCACTTTGGGTACCTAGAATTTGCCCTTGTCGAGTGGGCGACGTGGCTCCACAACCGCCGCCGCATCCGTTTCATGGCGAAGAAGAGCGTGTTCCAGAAGCGAGTGGTCGGTTCGTTCATGCGCAATATGAAGCACATCCCTGTCGATATGAAGGCGGGAGCCAGCGCCTACGCTGCCGCCGTCACGGCCCTGAAGTCGGGTGAGCTGATTGGGGTATTTCCCGAAGCCGGGGTGAGCGCGTCGTTCACCATTCGCGACTTCAAGACCGGTGCTGTGCGCTTGGCGGCAGAAGCCGGAGTGCCACTCATTCCGCTGGCCTTGTGGGGCGGGCAACGCCTCATGACCAAGAACCGCAAAATCTCGTTGCGTGAGCGCGTTGGCGTGCCCATCATGATGGTCGTCGGCGAGCCAATCACGGTGACGGCGGCGGATGACGCGACGGCAGCCACGGCGCGACTGAAGGCGGCCATGGAAAGTCTTCTTGAGAAAGCGCAACAGGCTTACCCGCTCAAGGGCGCTGGCCAGTGGTGGCAGCCGCGTCACCTCGGGGGCACGGCCCCGACCCCAGAGGAGGCGGCCGCAGCCGACGCTGAGCGTGAGTTGCGGCGGGCGCAGGTGCCTCGCAAGGGGCGGGTAGAAGCCCAGTGA
- a CDS encoding alpha/beta hydrolase, whose amino-acid sequence MSRTRRAVRAIAARMHRSASRAGRTRGRLFGVTSAALAVSLLLSGCVSWFMPSASSMTSTPTGEAVAPGLERFYQQVLEWANCGDAVQCSTAIAPVDWENPDGDTIELALVRQTARGNDRIGSLLVNPGGPGGSGFDFVADSVDYATSEALQSQFDVVGFDPRGVNRSTPVSCYSDPAELDEYIYGITPGEKGTDEWIAAATEVSAQFAQRCLDETGPFLGFVDTPSAARDLDMLRAALGDTTLNYLGYSYGTLLGQVYAELFPEKTGRLVLDGAVDPAASEFEATKAQAQGFERALNAFLVDCAGASDCPFTGSTEQSRTLIRTLLDRLDQSPLGNADGRKLGSATMFTAIILPLYSQDNWAYLRQLFTTVLQGDASIAFDLADSYNGRGPDGAYLENQTEAFIAINCLDARQPADNDRMREQAAKLAVAAPIFGPQMSYGEPGCANWPVEAKRERVAIAAPGAADMLVIGTTNDPATPYEWAQKVADNLDSGHLITYNGEGHTAYNKSNACVNTAVEDFLLKGVVPGADPNC is encoded by the coding sequence ATGAGCCGCACCCGCCGCGCTGTCCGAGCCATCGCAGCCCGCATGCACCGCTCTGCCAGCCGCGCCGGCCGCACGCGCGGTCGTCTCTTCGGCGTGACCTCAGCCGCGCTTGCTGTCTCTCTGCTGCTTAGCGGTTGTGTTTCGTGGTTCATGCCGTCGGCATCCAGCATGACGTCGACGCCCACCGGTGAAGCGGTGGCTCCGGGGCTTGAGCGTTTCTACCAGCAGGTGTTGGAGTGGGCGAACTGTGGCGACGCTGTGCAGTGCTCCACGGCGATTGCACCGGTCGATTGGGAGAACCCCGATGGTGACACAATCGAGCTGGCGCTCGTTCGCCAGACTGCGCGCGGCAATGACCGCATCGGTTCGCTGCTGGTGAACCCGGGTGGTCCCGGTGGTTCCGGTTTCGATTTTGTCGCGGATAGCGTGGATTACGCCACGAGTGAGGCCCTGCAGTCACAGTTTGATGTGGTTGGTTTTGATCCTCGTGGGGTGAACCGTTCCACGCCGGTGTCGTGTTATTCCGATCCGGCGGAGCTCGACGAGTACATTTATGGGATTACACCGGGGGAGAAGGGTACCGACGAGTGGATTGCTGCCGCCACGGAAGTGTCCGCCCAGTTCGCTCAGCGATGCCTCGACGAAACGGGCCCATTTTTGGGCTTCGTTGACACTCCGAGCGCTGCACGCGACCTGGATATGCTTCGGGCTGCTCTGGGGGACACGACGCTGAACTACCTGGGTTACTCCTATGGAACGTTGCTGGGGCAGGTGTATGCGGAGTTGTTCCCGGAGAAGACGGGAAGGCTTGTGCTTGACGGTGCGGTCGACCCCGCGGCATCCGAATTTGAGGCGACGAAGGCTCAAGCCCAGGGGTTTGAGCGTGCGCTGAATGCGTTTTTGGTGGACTGTGCTGGCGCGAGCGATTGCCCTTTCACTGGATCGACCGAGCAGTCGCGCACCCTGATTCGCACGTTGTTGGATCGTCTCGATCAGAGCCCCCTCGGCAATGCTGATGGCCGCAAACTGGGCAGCGCGACGATGTTCACGGCGATCATCCTGCCCCTGTATAGCCAAGACAATTGGGCGTACCTGCGGCAACTTTTCACCACGGTGTTGCAGGGCGACGCAAGCATCGCATTCGATCTCGCTGACAGCTATAACGGCCGTGGGCCGGATGGTGCGTATCTTGAGAACCAGACTGAAGCGTTCATTGCGATCAATTGTTTGGATGCTCGACAGCCGGCGGACAACGACCGGATGCGTGAGCAGGCTGCCAAGCTTGCGGTCGCGGCTCCGATATTTGGTCCGCAGATGTCGTATGGCGAACCCGGTTGCGCTAACTGGCCGGTAGAGGCGAAGCGCGAGCGGGTGGCGATCGCGGCCCCGGGCGCTGCCGACATGCTGGTGATCGGCACGACGAATGACCCCGCGACTCCCTATGAGTGGGCTCAGAAGGTGGCCGACAATCTGGATAGCGGGCACCTCATCACGTATAACGGTGAGGGTCACACGGCGTACAACAAGTCGAATGCGTGCGTAAATACGGCGGTGGAAGACTTTCTGCTGAAGGGCGTGGTTCCGGGCGCTGACCCGAACTGTTAA